In Quercus robur chromosome 11, dhQueRobu3.1, whole genome shotgun sequence, the following proteins share a genomic window:
- the LOC126707055 gene encoding SKP1-like protein 1A, with product MASSSTSVVVSNKEKENTKKVILKSSDGESFEVDESVATESQTIKHIIEDGCADNEIPLPNVTSGILSRVIEYCKKHKEAAGESEPSVTPYTSNSTTDPLAEWDTEFVKAANYLNIKGLLDLTCKTVADMMKGKTPEEIRETFHIKNDYTPEEEAEVRKENQWAFE from the exons ATGGCGTCGTCTTCAACAAGCGTGGTGGTGAGTAACAAGGAGAAGGAGAACACGAAGAAGGTGATCCTGAAAAGCTCAGACGGCGAGTCCTTTGAGGTGGACGAGAGCGTGGCTACGGAGTCACAGACCATAAAGCACATAATCGAAGATGGCTGCGCCGACAATGAGATACCATTGCCAAACGTCACGAGTGGCATTCTTTCACGGGTCATCGAGTACTGCAAGAAGCACAAAGAGGCTGCTGGCGAGTCTGAGCCCTCTGTGACCCCTTACACTTCCAACAGTACCACCGACCCACTCGCTGAATGGGACACTGAGTTCGTCAAG GCGGCCAACTATTTGAACATTAAGGGGCTGTTGGACTTGACTTGCAAGACTGTGGCAGACATGATGAAGGGAAAGACTCCAGAAGAGATTCGCGAGACATTCCACATCAAGAATGATTACACTccagaagaagaagcagaggttCGGAAGGAGAACCAATGGGCATTTGAGTGA